A genomic window from Chlorobium phaeobacteroides DSM 266 includes:
- a CDS encoding hemolysin family protein, which yields MEILFLLFLIIINGIFAMSEIALITTKRTRLTKLAESGDKSAAAALKLGHEPTTFLSTIQIGITSIGILNGIVGQGALAEPFAVWLESLGMAHDASHIGATAVVVISITYITIVVGELVPKRLGQFNPEGAARLFARPMLMLATIARPFVRLLSVSTDTLLRLMGKSPQAMPSVTEEEIHAMLEEGSEAGVIEQQEHDMVRNVFRLDDRQLGSLMVPRADIVYLDITRPLEENILRVTESEHSRFPVCNGGMQSLLGVVNAKQLLSQTLKGGLNDFTSQLQPYVYVPETLTGMELLDHFRTSGTQMVFVVDEYGEVQGLVTLQDMLEAVTGEFVPRNLEDSWAVEREDGSWLLDGLIPVPELKDKLELLSVPEEDKGLYHTLSGLLMWSLGRMPQTGDVATWENWRLEIVDLDGNRIDKVLASKIPPPDTNGLKQNGSAAGEKN from the coding sequence ATGGAAATCCTTTTTCTTCTTTTTCTCATTATTATCAACGGCATTTTTGCCATGTCGGAGATCGCTCTGATTACGACAAAGCGTACCCGTTTGACAAAACTTGCTGAAAGCGGCGATAAATCTGCGGCTGCCGCCCTGAAACTCGGCCATGAACCGACAACCTTTCTCTCCACCATCCAGATCGGGATCACCTCGATAGGCATCCTCAATGGTATTGTCGGCCAAGGAGCTCTTGCCGAACCCTTTGCCGTATGGCTCGAATCGCTCGGCATGGCTCATGACGCCAGTCACATTGGGGCAACCGCCGTTGTCGTCATCTCCATTACCTACATCACCATCGTGGTCGGAGAGCTTGTCCCCAAACGCCTCGGACAGTTCAATCCCGAAGGGGCCGCTCGACTCTTTGCCCGCCCCATGCTGATGCTTGCCACCATAGCCAGACCGTTTGTCCGTCTGCTTTCAGTCTCGACCGATACCTTGCTGAGGCTTATGGGAAAAAGCCCGCAGGCCATGCCAAGCGTGACCGAAGAGGAGATTCACGCCATGCTTGAAGAGGGATCTGAAGCCGGAGTCATCGAGCAGCAGGAACACGACATGGTTCGCAACGTCTTCAGACTCGACGACCGTCAGCTCGGATCGCTTATGGTACCGAGGGCGGATATTGTCTATCTCGATATAACCCGACCGCTTGAAGAAAATATCCTGCGAGTGACGGAATCGGAACACTCCCGCTTTCCGGTCTGTAATGGAGGAATGCAATCGCTTCTCGGAGTGGTCAATGCCAAACAGTTGCTCTCCCAGACACTGAAAGGAGGCCTCAACGACTTCACCTCGCAACTGCAACCCTATGTCTATGTTCCCGAAACCCTGACCGGCATGGAGCTGCTCGATCACTTCAGAACATCCGGCACCCAGATGGTCTTTGTTGTCGACGAATATGGCGAAGTACAGGGTCTGGTAACCCTGCAGGACATGCTCGAAGCGGTAACCGGCGAGTTCGTTCCCCGCAATCTTGAGGATTCCTGGGCGGTTGAACGGGAAGACGGCTCATGGCTGCTTGACGGACTGATCCCCGTGCCTGAGCTCAAGGACAAACTCGAACTGCTCAGCGTGCCCGAAGAGGATAAGGGGCTCTATCATACGCTCAGCGGCCTGCTGATGTGGAGCCTCGGACGGATGCCGCAAACCGGCGATGTTGCAACCTGGGAAAACTGGCGTCTTGAAATCGTTGACCTTGACGGAAACAGGATTGATAAAGTACTTGCATCGAAAATCCCGCCTCCCGATACCAACGGTCTCAAACAGAACGGCTCGGCGGCGGGGGAAAAAAACTGA
- a CDS encoding succinate dehydrogenase/fumarate reductase iron-sulfur subunit, whose protein sequence is MNFTLKIWRQSNTKAKGGLVTYNVADISAECSFFEMLDILNQQLITSGNDPVSFDHDCREGICGTCSLYINGRPHGPLKGITTCQLHMRSFSDGDTITIEPWRAKAFPIVRDLIVDRSALDKIIQAGGYISVNTGGIPDANTLPVQKERSDASFDAAACIGCGACVAACPNASAMLFAGAKVSHLSLLPQGKIEAARRVRNMVACMDELGFGNCSNSYACEAECPKGISVSVIARMNREFLGAKLFSEKDKAIRNAL, encoded by the coding sequence ATGAATTTCACGCTCAAAATCTGGCGACAGAGCAACACCAAAGCAAAAGGCGGTCTGGTTACCTACAACGTTGCGGATATATCGGCTGAATGCTCGTTTTTCGAGATGCTCGATATCCTCAACCAGCAACTGATCACCAGCGGGAATGATCCCGTATCCTTCGATCACGACTGCCGCGAAGGAATATGCGGCACCTGCAGCCTCTATATCAACGGCAGGCCGCACGGACCGCTCAAGGGCATAACCACCTGCCAGTTACACATGCGCTCCTTCAGCGATGGAGATACCATTACGATTGAACCATGGAGAGCAAAAGCCTTTCCCATTGTCAGAGATCTGATTGTCGACCGAAGCGCTCTTGATAAAATCATCCAGGCGGGCGGCTACATCTCGGTCAACACCGGAGGCATTCCCGATGCCAACACCCTGCCGGTACAAAAAGAGCGCTCCGACGCATCGTTCGATGCCGCCGCATGCATCGGCTGCGGCGCATGCGTCGCAGCCTGTCCCAACGCCTCAGCCATGCTCTTTGCAGGAGCAAAGGTCTCGCACCTCTCGCTGCTTCCGCAGGGAAAAATCGAGGCAGCCCGTCGCGTCAGAAATATGGTCGCCTGCATGGACGAGCTTGGTTTCGGTAACTGCAGCAACAGCTACGCCTGCGAAGCAGAGTGCCCAAAAGGGATATCCGTTTCGGTCATTGCGCGCATGAACCGGGAGTTTCTCGGAGCAAAACTGTTTTCAGAAAAAGACAAAGCTATCAGAAACGCGCTATGA
- a CDS encoding fumarate reductase/succinate dehydrogenase flavoprotein subunit, with protein MIPLAAGIPEGPISEKWTSYKSGARLVNPNNKRKLDIIVVGTGLAGASAAATLGQLGYRVKVFCYQDTPRRAHSIAAQGGINAAKNYQNDGDSVYRLFYDTIKGGDYRAREANVYRLAEVSREIIDLCVAQGVPFAREYGGLLANRSFGGAQVSRTFYARGQTGQQLLLGAYGALSRQIAAGTVTLYNRRDVLDMVIEEGKARGIIARNLVTGEIESHSAHAVVLASGGYGNVFYLSTNAMGSNVTPAWSAYKKGAFFANPAFTQIHPTCIPVHGDFQSKLTLMSESLRNDGRIWVPTDKAIAEKLRKNEITPLDVAEKDRDYYLERRYPAFGNLVPRDVASRAAKERCDAGNGVGITGMAVYLDFADAIKRKGHDTIDALYGNLFQMYEQISADDPYKTPMKIYPAVHYTMGGLWVDYNLMTTVPGLFSIGECNFSDHGANRLGASALMQGLADGYFILPYTIGNYLASEIHTPRIETGCSAFELAAQSVNDRLSRLMHTGGKQSVDYFHRKLGLIMWEYCGMARTREGLIKALDLINELKTAFALDVRIPGGMQEYNPELEKACRVADFIELGELMVRDALQRNESCGGHFREEFQTPEGEALRNDEEFAFVGAWMYNGPDTKPSLHRENLQFSEIKLSQRCYK; from the coding sequence ATGATACCTCTCGCTGCCGGAATTCCTGAAGGCCCTATCAGTGAAAAGTGGACTTCCTATAAATCAGGTGCTCGGCTTGTCAACCCAAACAACAAGAGAAAACTCGATATTATCGTTGTCGGCACCGGTCTTGCCGGTGCTTCGGCAGCAGCCACGCTCGGCCAGCTGGGATACCGGGTGAAAGTGTTCTGCTATCAGGATACGCCCCGAAGAGCCCACAGCATTGCCGCCCAGGGAGGCATCAATGCCGCAAAAAACTATCAGAACGATGGCGACAGTGTCTACAGACTGTTCTACGACACCATAAAAGGAGGCGATTACCGCGCGCGCGAAGCAAACGTCTACCGCCTTGCGGAAGTCAGTCGCGAAATTATTGATCTTTGCGTTGCCCAGGGAGTACCTTTTGCCCGTGAGTATGGCGGCCTTCTTGCCAACCGGTCATTCGGAGGCGCGCAGGTTTCGCGAACATTCTATGCCCGCGGTCAAACCGGACAGCAGTTGCTGCTTGGCGCCTACGGAGCATTGAGCCGACAGATTGCGGCAGGAACCGTTACGCTTTACAACCGAAGGGATGTGCTCGACATGGTGATCGAAGAGGGCAAGGCAAGAGGCATCATTGCCCGAAACCTTGTTACAGGAGAAATAGAGTCCCACTCTGCCCATGCCGTGGTTCTTGCCAGCGGGGGATACGGCAACGTCTTCTATCTCTCCACCAATGCCATGGGTTCCAACGTTACTCCTGCATGGAGCGCATATAAAAAAGGCGCCTTTTTTGCCAACCCCGCATTTACCCAGATACATCCGACCTGTATTCCCGTTCACGGCGATTTTCAGTCCAAGCTCACTCTGATGAGCGAAAGTCTCCGCAATGACGGCAGAATCTGGGTGCCGACAGATAAAGCAATTGCCGAAAAGCTCAGAAAAAACGAAATCACGCCGCTTGATGTTGCCGAAAAAGATCGCGACTACTATCTGGAACGACGTTACCCGGCATTCGGCAATCTCGTGCCTCGCGACGTCGCATCGAGAGCTGCCAAAGAACGCTGCGATGCAGGCAATGGCGTCGGCATTACAGGCATGGCGGTCTATCTTGATTTTGCCGACGCCATAAAACGCAAGGGGCACGACACGATTGACGCGCTCTATGGAAACCTGTTCCAGATGTATGAACAGATTTCCGCAGACGATCCCTACAAAACCCCGATGAAAATCTACCCTGCCGTTCACTATACCATGGGCGGCTTATGGGTTGACTATAATCTGATGACGACCGTTCCCGGCCTCTTTTCAATCGGCGAATGCAACTTTTCCGATCACGGCGCCAATCGTCTCGGAGCGTCCGCGCTCATGCAGGGGCTGGCAGACGGATATTTTATTCTTCCCTATACCATCGGAAACTATCTTGCCTCCGAAATTCATACCCCGAGAATCGAGACCGGCTGCAGCGCCTTCGAACTTGCGGCACAATCGGTTAACGACCGTCTCAGCAGGCTCATGCATACAGGGGGGAAACAATCGGTGGATTACTTCCACCGTAAATTAGGCCTGATCATGTGGGAGTATTGCGGCATGGCAAGAACCCGAGAGGGTCTTATAAAAGCCCTTGACCTTATAAACGAACTGAAAACCGCGTTCGCTCTCGACGTTCGCATTCCCGGCGGCATGCAGGAGTATAACCCGGAGCTTGAGAAGGCCTGTCGGGTAGCCGATTTTATTGAACTGGGCGAGCTGATGGTTCGGGACGCACTGCAACGGAACGAATCATGCGGCGGCCATTTCAGGGAGGAGTTCCAGACCCCTGAAGGCGAAGCGCTGCGCAACGATGAGGAATTTGCCTTTGTCGGTGCATGGATGTATAACGGGCCTGACACAAAACCATCTCTGCACCGCGAAAACCTGCAATTCAGCGAGATCAAACTCTCGCAGAGATGCTATAAATAA
- a CDS encoding succinate dehydrogenase cytochrome b subunit, with translation MNKSALLSSITKKVVMALAGLFLATFLFVHLFINLMLLLDDGGQAFTTAASFMGTNPVIRIFEQVLFAGFLLHIVFGILVSIQNRQSRPVSYSYSNRSDTSFLSKYMFHSGIVVLIFLLLHFFDFYFIKVGLVAPPPGVEAHDFYHRSILLFSNNLYASFYLISFLFLGFHLNHATQSAFQSMGWNHSRYTGALKVIGTIYAVVISGGFMAIPIFFLLFR, from the coding sequence ATGAACAAGTCAGCACTCTTATCATCCATAACAAAAAAAGTAGTTATGGCGCTTGCCGGACTTTTTCTGGCAACATTTCTTTTTGTGCATCTCTTTATCAACCTGATGCTTCTGCTGGACGACGGGGGACAAGCTTTTACCACAGCAGCCTCCTTCATGGGAACCAATCCGGTTATCAGAATTTTTGAACAGGTGCTCTTTGCGGGATTTCTCCTTCACATCGTTTTCGGCATACTCGTCTCCATCCAAAACCGACAATCAAGGCCTGTCAGCTACAGTTACAGCAACCGCTCCGACACCTCATTTCTGTCGAAGTACATGTTTCACTCCGGAATCGTCGTCCTCATCTTTCTCCTCCTTCATTTTTTCGACTTCTATTTTATCAAGGTCGGTCTTGTCGCGCCGCCTCCAGGAGTTGAAGCTCATGACTTTTACCATCGCTCGATTCTGTTGTTCTCAAACAACCTTTACGCTTCGTTTTACCTGATCTCGTTCCTCTTCCTCGGCTTTCATCTCAACCATGCCACTCAGTCGGCGTTTCAGAGCATGGGTTGGAACCACAGCAGATATACCGGCGCGCTGAAGGTTATCGGCACGATCTATGCCGTTGTCATCAGCGGCGGGTTCATGGCGATCCCGATCTTTTTCTTGCTATTCAGATAG
- a CDS encoding cyclase family protein: protein MNIIDLTHSLEPGMPVYPGTPPPLFQELFSFADQGFRERQITLTTHTGTHLDVPSHILERGDDLDSFSVQHFAGPAAVISLNCSPTTRLAIGDLEAHLPSLRGCDFLLLSSGWSRYWGSEKYFTGYPVLSMEAASALAGLGLKGIGVDMISVDDPDAHDLPVHRIFLEKRIILVENLANLEQLPPVGFDFFCMPLKLSHSEASPVRAIAII from the coding sequence ATGAACATTATCGATCTGACCCACTCTCTTGAACCTGGCATGCCGGTCTATCCGGGAACGCCGCCACCTCTTTTTCAGGAGCTTTTCTCGTTTGCGGATCAGGGTTTCAGGGAACGGCAGATAACCCTCACGACACACACCGGAACCCATCTCGACGTCCCGTCGCACATTCTTGAGAGAGGAGACGATCTGGATAGTTTTTCCGTACAACATTTTGCCGGACCGGCGGCGGTCATTAGCCTCAATTGCTCTCCGACAACCCGTCTTGCCATCGGGGATCTCGAAGCGCATCTCCCCTCGCTCCGCGGGTGCGACTTTCTGTTGCTCTCTTCCGGATGGAGCCGATACTGGGGCAGCGAAAAGTACTTTACCGGATACCCGGTACTCAGTATGGAAGCTGCGTCGGCACTTGCCGGACTCGGCCTGAAAGGAATCGGTGTCGATATGATCTCCGTTGACGATCCCGATGCTCACGATCTCCCCGTGCACAGAATTTTTCTTGAAAAACGCATCATTCTTGTTGAAAATCTTGCCAATCTGGAACAACTGCCTCCAGTCGGATTCGATTTTTTCTGCATGCCGCTCAAACTCTCACATTCTGAAGCATCTCCGGTTCGCGCAATCGCTATTATCTGA
- a CDS encoding histidine triad nucleotide-binding protein — MIAMHNSFYNPDCLFCRIAAGEIPADIVYRDEHVLAFRDINPAAPEHLLIIPLKHIASLNELQSEDKEIAGHLLLAAGEVARRAGLYDSGYRMVFNTGADALQSVFHIHGHLIGGCRMGWPPFPGEVVGHG; from the coding sequence ATGATTGCTATGCATAACTCATTTTATAATCCTGATTGTCTTTTCTGCAGGATAGCGGCCGGCGAAATTCCCGCCGACATCGTCTATCGCGATGAGCATGTTCTTGCGTTCAGGGATATCAATCCGGCAGCTCCCGAACATCTGCTGATCATTCCCTTGAAGCATATTGCCTCCCTGAACGAGCTTCAGTCTGAAGACAAGGAGATTGCCGGTCATCTGCTTCTTGCTGCGGGAGAGGTTGCCCGGAGAGCGGGGTTGTATGATTCAGGTTACAGGATGGTGTTTAATACAGGAGCGGATGCGCTGCAAAGCGTGTTTCACATTCACGGCCATCTGATCGGCGGCTGTCGTATGGGTTGGCCTCCGTTTCCCGGAGAGGTCGTCGGTCATGGTTAA
- the acnA gene encoding aconitate hydratase AcnA, whose protein sequence is MRSQKDPSGVTRSLQTGDGTVLYCSLSALETSGFGAVSRLPKSMKVLLESALRNVDDETVRQSDVMLLAEGACAGVKAVEVPFKPARVLLQDFTGVPALVDLASLREACLLSGGDPERINPVVPCDLVIDHSLQVDAYGTSDALKINLDLEFDRNRERYAFLKWAERAFRNFRVVPPGTGIVHQVNLEYLSRVVCVENGIAFPDSLVGTDSHTTMINGLGVTGWGVGGIEAEAVMLGQPVYLLRPSVTGVRVHGELVAGVTATDLVLTMTERLRRVGVVNDFVEFFGPGLDLLSLPDRATIANMAPEYGATMGFFPVDAVTLDYLHMTGRGSCCDLVERYSKEQGLWRDPASDPLFTRVVDFDLGTVVPSVAGPGRPQDRIALSMVKESWLRGFAELYGRQPKVRFPGARVMDNEEGKFFLPDAKPEGDGAGEGRHGFSLDDGAVVIAAITSCTNTSNPSVMIAAGLLAKAAVSRGLAVKPWVKTSMAPGSRVVSDYLEQSGLAVPLDALGFNIIGYGCTTCIGNSGPLPENVARAIDAKGVVAAAVLSGNRNFEGRIQSQVRANYLMSPPLVVAYAIAGTMAIDLLTEPMGTDHDGIPVYLRDLWPTQGEVNSVRERSVRQKMYADNYNDVFKGTTQWAEIPASEECLYRWDERSTYICRPPFLDRVAEVPPIPAPVLGARCLVLFGDSITTDHISPAGSIGASRPAGLYLQSLGVPPGEFNSFGSRRGNHEVMTRGTFDNIRIRNRLAPGMEAGMTTWFSSDGSRREAMPIFDAAMRYLAENVPLVVIAGRDYGMGSSRDWAAKGTLLLGVRAVVARSFERIHRANLVRMGVLPLEFADAGSPESIGLKGDEFFEIPLGGTITPRERITVTATDPLSLEKKQFSVISRIDTPVEADYFRNGGILPAVLRKILKDEHKTEG, encoded by the coding sequence ATGAGATCGCAAAAAGATCCGTCAGGAGTTACGCGCTCGCTTCAGACCGGAGATGGCACGGTTTTATACTGCTCGCTATCGGCGCTTGAAACGTCCGGGTTCGGTGCGGTTTCCCGGTTGCCGAAGTCAATGAAAGTCCTTCTTGAATCGGCGCTCAGGAACGTTGACGACGAGACTGTTCGTCAGAGCGACGTCATGCTTCTTGCAGAGGGGGCGTGTGCAGGAGTCAAAGCCGTTGAGGTTCCGTTCAAGCCGGCTCGGGTTCTGTTGCAGGATTTTACCGGTGTGCCTGCTCTTGTTGATCTCGCCTCTCTTCGCGAGGCCTGCCTGCTTTCAGGCGGGGATCCGGAGCGGATCAATCCTGTCGTTCCCTGCGATCTTGTTATTGACCACTCTCTGCAGGTTGATGCCTATGGAACTTCCGATGCTCTGAAGATAAATCTTGATCTTGAGTTTGACAGGAATCGCGAACGCTATGCTTTTCTGAAATGGGCTGAGCGGGCGTTTCGCAATTTCAGGGTTGTTCCGCCCGGAACGGGAATTGTTCATCAGGTCAATCTCGAGTATCTGTCACGAGTGGTCTGCGTCGAAAACGGGATAGCTTTTCCTGATTCACTTGTCGGTACTGACAGTCACACGACGATGATTAACGGTCTTGGCGTGACGGGGTGGGGCGTCGGAGGAATCGAAGCGGAGGCGGTTATGCTTGGTCAGCCTGTCTATCTGCTCCGGCCTTCGGTAACCGGAGTTCGCGTTCATGGAGAACTTGTTGCGGGGGTAACCGCTACCGATCTGGTGCTTACCATGACCGAGAGGCTTCGTCGTGTAGGGGTTGTGAATGATTTTGTGGAGTTTTTCGGTCCGGGGCTCGATCTGCTTTCGCTGCCGGACAGGGCAACGATTGCGAATATGGCTCCTGAATATGGCGCGACCATGGGCTTTTTTCCTGTCGATGCCGTTACGCTCGACTATCTGCATATGACTGGACGGGGAAGTTGCTGCGATCTTGTTGAGCGATATTCGAAGGAGCAGGGTCTCTGGCGAGATCCTGCATCCGATCCGTTGTTTACAAGGGTGGTTGATTTTGATCTGGGAACTGTTGTTCCGTCAGTGGCCGGGCCGGGCCGACCGCAGGACAGGATTGCGCTTTCCATGGTAAAGGAGAGCTGGCTGCGGGGGTTCGCAGAGCTCTATGGCAGGCAGCCGAAAGTGCGCTTTCCGGGTGCCCGCGTCATGGACAACGAAGAAGGGAAGTTCTTTTTACCTGATGCAAAGCCCGAAGGCGATGGTGCCGGGGAGGGTCGTCACGGGTTTTCCCTTGATGACGGCGCGGTAGTAATAGCGGCAATCACATCCTGTACCAACACCAGTAATCCGTCGGTCATGATTGCGGCGGGGCTGCTTGCCAAAGCTGCGGTTTCGAGGGGACTTGCCGTAAAACCATGGGTGAAAACTTCGATGGCTCCTGGCTCGCGAGTGGTGAGCGATTATCTTGAGCAGTCGGGACTTGCGGTACCTCTCGACGCGCTCGGATTCAATATCATCGGTTATGGATGCACGACCTGCATAGGCAATTCCGGGCCTCTTCCGGAAAACGTAGCCAGGGCAATTGATGCAAAGGGCGTGGTTGCGGCTGCGGTGCTTTCGGGCAACAGGAATTTTGAGGGGAGGATTCAGTCGCAGGTCAGGGCGAACTATCTGATGAGTCCGCCTCTTGTCGTCGCTTACGCCATAGCCGGTACGATGGCGATTGATCTTCTTACCGAGCCAATGGGGACTGATCATGACGGAATTCCTGTTTATCTCCGGGATCTCTGGCCGACGCAGGGCGAGGTCAATTCCGTCAGAGAGCGTTCAGTGCGTCAGAAGATGTATGCCGATAACTACAACGATGTTTTTAAGGGGACGACGCAGTGGGCAGAGATTCCGGCATCGGAGGAGTGTCTGTATCGATGGGATGAACGGTCAACGTATATCTGCCGTCCGCCTTTTCTGGATCGCGTTGCGGAGGTTCCGCCGATACCGGCCCCTGTTCTTGGCGCACGCTGCCTTGTTTTGTTCGGCGATTCCATAACGACCGATCACATCAGTCCTGCAGGATCGATCGGGGCGTCGCGACCGGCAGGTCTCTATCTGCAAAGTCTGGGCGTTCCGCCAGGAGAGTTTAACAGTTTCGGTTCTCGTCGGGGAAATCATGAGGTGATGACGCGAGGCACCTTTGATAATATCCGAATCAGGAACAGGCTTGCTCCGGGCATGGAGGCTGGCATGACCACCTGGTTTTCTTCTGACGGGAGCAGAAGGGAGGCGATGCCGATCTTTGATGCCGCGATGCGGTATCTGGCTGAGAACGTTCCGCTTGTTGTGATTGCAGGAAGGGATTACGGGATGGGCAGCAGTCGAGACTGGGCAGCTAAAGGAACCCTGCTGCTTGGCGTGCGTGCAGTCGTTGCCCGAAGTTTTGAACGCATTCACAGGGCCAATCTTGTCAGGATGGGCGTGCTTCCGCTCGAATTCGCGGATGCCGGGAGTCCGGAATCGATCGGCCTGAAGGGCGATGAGTTTTTTGAGATTCCTCTTGGCGGGACGATTACTCCTCGTGAGCGGATCACGGTTACGGCAACCGATCCTTTATCGCTTGAAAAAAAACAGTTTTCGGTTATCTCAAGGATCGATACGCCCGTTGAGGCCGATTACTTTCGAAACGGCGGTATTTTGCCTGCCGTTCTGCGAAAAATCCTTAAGGATGAGCATAAAACGGAAGGATAA
- a CDS encoding FeoA family protein: MNLSELQVGDKAEVTAVKAESAVRRRILDMGLIKGTCFKVLRVAPLGDPMEIYFKGMYLSLRKKEAEGILVIKTGEHGDGVPMSRNRKTCCSAGDGG, translated from the coding sequence ATGAATTTATCTGAACTGCAGGTCGGCGACAAGGCCGAAGTAACTGCGGTAAAAGCCGAGAGTGCCGTCAGGCGTCGTATACTTGACATGGGGCTTATAAAGGGAACTTGTTTCAAGGTGCTCAGGGTCGCCCCTCTTGGCGATCCAATGGAGATTTATTTCAAGGGGATGTATCTCTCCCTGCGAAAGAAGGAGGCAGAGGGGATTCTGGTCATCAAAACCGGTGAGCATGGCGATGGCGTACCGATGTCCCGAAACAGGAAAACCTGTTGCTCTGCAGGAGATGGGGGATGA